One part of the Paenibacillus silvisoli genome encodes these proteins:
- the nadE gene encoding ammonia-dependent NAD(+) synthetase — translation MENVSQQTIIAALDVKPTVDPKDEIRRRVDFLKAYMQHTRAKGFVLGISGGQDSTLAGKLAQLAVNEWNAEHEGDPNQATFLAVRLPYGVQRDEDDCQDALRFIEPTRTVTVNIKGAVDAAVSAFEEATGEKLGDFHKGNVKARERMKVQYDLAAHYGLLVLGTDHAAEAITGFYTKHGDGACDVAPIFGLNKRQGRSLLVGLGCPEHLYMKKPTADLEDLKPGIPDEEALGMSYEQLDDYLEGKTLPAELSGKIEARYMLTEHKRRGPVTVYDEWWKE, via the coding sequence ATGGAAAATGTTTCGCAGCAAACCATTATCGCCGCTTTAGATGTAAAACCAACTGTCGACCCTAAGGACGAAATCCGCCGGCGCGTCGATTTTCTGAAAGCTTACATGCAGCATACCCGGGCAAAAGGTTTCGTGCTCGGCATCTCGGGCGGCCAGGATTCCACGCTTGCCGGGAAGCTGGCGCAGTTAGCCGTGAACGAGTGGAATGCTGAGCATGAAGGCGATCCGAATCAAGCCACGTTTCTTGCCGTGCGGCTCCCCTATGGCGTGCAAAGGGACGAGGACGACTGCCAGGATGCTCTACGATTTATCGAACCGACCCGTACGGTCACGGTGAACATTAAAGGGGCTGTGGATGCGGCGGTTTCCGCTTTTGAGGAGGCGACGGGCGAGAAGCTGGGCGATTTTCATAAAGGGAATGTGAAAGCGCGGGAGCGGATGAAGGTGCAGTACGATTTGGCGGCTCATTATGGGCTTCTCGTCTTGGGCACCGATCATGCGGCGGAAGCGATCACCGGCTTTTATACGAAGCATGGCGACGGAGCGTGCGATGTGGCGCCGATCTTTGGCTTGAACAAGCGGCAAGGGCGTTCGCTGCTGGTCGGGCTGGGCTGCCCGGAACATCTTTATATGAAGAAGCCGACCGCAGACCTGGAAGATTTGAAGCCGGGCATTCCAGATGAAGAGGCGCTTGGCATGAGCTACGAGCAGCTGGATGATTATTTGGAAGGCAAGACGCTCCCGGCAGAGCTAAGCGGCAAAATCGAAGCGCGCTATATGCTGACCGAGCATAAACGCCGCGGTCCGGTAACGGTTTACGATGAATGGTGGAAGGAGTGA
- a CDS encoding nicotinate phosphoribosyltransferase, translating into MTYGNLALHTDKYQINMMYAHWKNGSMNERAVFEMFFRKLPFGNGYAVAAGLERVIDYIRDLRFGEEEIAYLGEQEEQYEETFLQELRGFRFTGDLAAVPEGTIVFPNEPLIRVEARVFEAQLIETAMLNFVNYQSLIATKASRIKQVAGSDVLLEFGTRRAQEADAAIWGARASYIAGFHATSNMRAGMQFGIPSKGTHAHAWVQGHETEEEAFRKYAEVLPDQVTLLVDTYDTLRSGVPNAIRIGHMLEQQGKRMNGIRLDSGDLAYLSQRARAMLDEAGLPYVQIVASNDLDENIIFNLKAQGARIDVWGVGTQLITGGDQPALGGVYKLVAREKDGELVPVIKISGNPEKVSMPGVKEVYRIVNRRTGMADGDYIALRHEEAIRRGEPIKLYDPLHPYIPTVIAEYEAVPLLQAIFQAGELVYTQPSLAEIRAYHEKQLAQFWPQYLRKLNPEMYRVNSSVEAWQLKLDLIQRYRAQ; encoded by the coding sequence ATGACGTACGGCAATCTGGCGCTTCATACCGACAAGTATCAGATCAATATGATGTATGCGCACTGGAAGAACGGCTCGATGAACGAGCGGGCGGTATTCGAGATGTTCTTCCGCAAGCTGCCGTTCGGCAATGGCTACGCGGTGGCTGCCGGATTGGAGCGGGTGATTGACTATATCCGCGATCTCCGGTTTGGAGAGGAAGAAATCGCGTATCTAGGCGAGCAGGAGGAGCAGTATGAGGAAACTTTTCTGCAGGAGCTGCGGGGTTTCCGTTTTACCGGTGATCTGGCAGCCGTGCCTGAAGGGACGATCGTGTTTCCGAACGAGCCTTTGATCCGCGTGGAAGCACGGGTGTTCGAGGCGCAGCTGATCGAGACCGCGATGCTCAATTTCGTCAACTATCAATCGTTGATCGCTACGAAAGCTTCGCGTATCAAGCAGGTCGCCGGCAGCGACGTCCTGCTGGAGTTCGGCACGAGACGCGCCCAGGAAGCGGACGCGGCTATATGGGGAGCGCGCGCTTCCTATATAGCGGGCTTCCATGCGACCTCGAATATGCGGGCCGGCATGCAGTTCGGCATTCCGAGCAAAGGCACGCACGCGCATGCTTGGGTGCAGGGGCACGAAACCGAGGAGGAAGCCTTCCGTAAGTACGCGGAGGTGCTTCCCGATCAAGTGACGCTGCTGGTGGATACGTATGATACGCTTCGCAGCGGCGTTCCGAACGCGATCCGGATCGGGCACATGCTGGAGCAGCAGGGCAAGCGGATGAACGGCATTCGGCTCGACAGCGGCGACTTGGCTTATCTTTCGCAGCGCGCCAGGGCGATGCTGGATGAAGCGGGACTCCCTTACGTACAGATTGTCGCGTCGAACGATCTGGATGAAAATATTATTTTCAACCTTAAAGCGCAAGGAGCGCGAATCGATGTTTGGGGTGTCGGCACGCAGCTCATTACGGGCGGCGATCAGCCTGCATTAGGTGGCGTCTATAAGCTGGTTGCCCGCGAGAAGGATGGGGAACTCGTTCCCGTTATCAAAATATCGGGCAATCCCGAGAAGGTGAGCATGCCCGGCGTCAAAGAAGTGTACCGGATCGTGAACCGGAGAACCGGCATGGCGGACGGCGACTACATCGCGCTGCGGCACGAGGAGGCTATTCGGCGAGGCGAGCCTATCAAGCTGTACGATCCTTTGCATCCTTATATTCCTACGGTCATTGCCGAGTATGAAGCGGTGCCGCTGCTGCAGGCGATTTTCCAGGCAGGCGAGCTGGTATATACGCAGCCCAGCTTGGCGGAGATCAGGGCGTATCACGAGAAGCAGCTTGCTCAGTTCTGGCCGCAGTATCTCCGCAAGCTTAATCCGGAGATGTACCGCGTGAACAGCAGTGTCGAAGCGTGGCAGTTGAAACTCGATCTTATCCAACGTTATAGAGCGCAATAA